One window of Thermus caldifontis genomic DNA carries:
- the scpB gene encoding SMC-Scp complex subunit ScpB, whose amino-acid sequence MPSLKAELLAVLFAAGRPVSLRELKALGHPEEGLLRALQALEAELKEGSLGVALERVAGGWRLVVHEGVLGAVEKVLKPSPPRLSKAALEVLALIAYHQPVARAELEAMRGKSVEGVLDSLLERGLIRVVGEKEAPGRPKLYGTTERFLEVFGLESLDDLPPLEDGPPLLLRG is encoded by the coding sequence ATGCCTAGCCTGAAAGCTGAGCTTCTGGCCGTCCTCTTCGCCGCCGGCAGGCCCGTGTCCTTACGGGAGCTAAAGGCCTTGGGCCATCCGGAAGAGGGGCTCCTGAGGGCGCTCCAGGCCCTGGAGGCGGAACTCAAGGAAGGAAGCCTAGGGGTAGCCCTGGAACGGGTGGCGGGAGGCTGGCGGCTGGTGGTGCACGAGGGAGTTCTAGGGGCCGTGGAAAAGGTCCTCAAGCCCAGCCCGCCTCGGCTTTCCAAGGCGGCCCTCGAGGTCCTGGCCCTCATCGCCTACCACCAGCCCGTGGCCCGGGCGGAGCTGGAGGCCATGCGGGGCAAAAGCGTGGAGGGAGTCCTGGACAGTCTCTTGGAACGGGGGCTCATCCGGGTGGTGGGCGAGAAGGAAGCCCCGGGCCGGCCCAAGCTTTACGGCACCACGGAGCGCTTCCTGGAGGTCTTCGGCCTGGAAAGCCTAGACGACCTCCCGCCCCTGGAGGACGGCCCACCCCTCCTCCTCCGGGGCTAG
- a CDS encoding L-threonylcarbamoyladenylate synthase, with protein MAEVYQKELRQAAKTLKEGGLVAFPTDTVWGVLAHLEDEAACRRIYALKGRGEEKPLQVLVADLDSALGLADLGLLEEKFLRLVEAFWPGGLTVVVPGRGIPPWISKDGSVGLRMPDHGVLRELLRRVGGYAAATSLNKSGEPPVRTEAEARAFGVDYVFPGEAKGLASSVVDLRTGEVLREGAIPKEALWPYLRDA; from the coding sequence ATGGCAGAAGTATACCAGAAGGAGCTACGCCAGGCGGCCAAGACCCTGAAGGAGGGCGGCCTGGTGGCCTTTCCCACCGACACCGTATGGGGGGTGTTGGCCCACCTGGAGGACGAGGCCGCCTGCCGGCGCATCTACGCCCTGAAGGGACGGGGGGAGGAGAAGCCCTTGCAGGTACTGGTGGCGGATCTGGATAGCGCCCTAGGGCTAGCGGACCTGGGGCTTTTGGAGGAGAAGTTCTTGCGCCTGGTGGAGGCCTTCTGGCCTGGAGGGCTCACGGTGGTGGTACCGGGGCGAGGAATCCCCCCTTGGATCAGCAAGGACGGCTCCGTGGGGCTAAGGATGCCCGACCATGGGGTTCTCAGGGAGCTTCTCCGCCGGGTAGGGGGGTACGCCGCCGCCACCAGCCTCAACAAAAGCGGAGAACCCCCGGTGCGCACGGAGGCCGAGGCCCGGGCCTTCGGCGTGGACTATGTCTTCCCTGGGGAGGCTAAGGGCCTAGCCTCCAGCGTGGTGGACCTGCGCACGGGGGAGGTCCTAAGGGAAGGGGCCATTCCCAAGGAGGCCCTTTGGCCTTACCTACGAGATGCCTAG
- a CDS encoding type II secretion system F family protein, whose amino-acid sequence MPVYQYKARDRQGRLVEATVEAEDLRTAARLLRDRGLFVAEIKEPGRGLQAEVRLPALERGPGLKDLAIFSRQLATMLGAGLTLLQSLSILERQTENKKFREIIKKVRTDIEGGMAFSDALAKHKLFSRLYVNLVRAGETSGGLDVILDRLASFLEKELELRGKIRSALTYPTIVFVFAVGVAYFLLTGIVPQFAQILTDLGSELPLLTRFLIALSDFLRAATLPLLLLAVLLFFVYRWYYGTPQGRKAIDRVKLRIPVFGNLNRKTAVARFSRTLALLLSSGVNIVESLDITKGTAGNSVVEEIVDTAKLKVQQGEPLNLTLAQHPFVFPPMVSSMVAIGEETGALDTLLSKIADFYEREVDEAVASLTAAIEPLMIIFLGVIVGMIVAGMFLPLFKIIGTLSAQ is encoded by the coding sequence ATGCCAGTCTACCAGTATAAGGCCCGCGATCGCCAGGGCCGCCTGGTGGAGGCCACCGTCGAGGCGGAGGACCTGCGCACCGCCGCCAGGCTCCTGAGGGACCGGGGCCTTTTCGTGGCCGAGATCAAGGAGCCGGGGAGGGGCCTCCAGGCCGAGGTGCGCCTTCCTGCCCTGGAGAGGGGTCCTGGCCTTAAGGACCTGGCCATCTTCTCCCGGCAGCTGGCCACCATGCTGGGGGCGGGGCTCACCCTTCTCCAGTCCCTTTCCATTCTGGAAAGGCAGACGGAGAACAAGAAGTTCCGGGAGATCATCAAGAAGGTCCGCACCGACATTGAAGGGGGCATGGCCTTCTCCGATGCCCTGGCCAAGCACAAGCTCTTCTCCCGGCTTTACGTGAACCTGGTGCGGGCTGGGGAGACCTCGGGGGGCTTGGACGTGATCCTGGACCGCTTGGCCAGCTTCCTGGAAAAGGAGCTGGAGCTGAGGGGCAAGATCCGTAGCGCCCTGACCTACCCCACCATCGTCTTCGTCTTCGCCGTGGGCGTGGCCTACTTCCTCCTTACGGGCATCGTGCCCCAGTTCGCCCAGATCCTTACGGATTTGGGCTCGGAGCTCCCCCTCCTCACCCGCTTCCTCATCGCCCTTTCGGACTTCCTCCGGGCCGCCACCCTGCCCCTTTTGCTGTTGGCCGTGCTCCTTTTCTTCGTCTACCGCTGGTACTACGGCACCCCCCAGGGGCGGAAGGCGATTGACCGCGTGAAGCTCCGCATTCCCGTCTTCGGCAACCTCAACCGCAAGACGGCGGTGGCCCGTTTTTCCCGCACCCTGGCCCTCCTCCTTTCCAGCGGGGTGAACATCGTGGAGTCCTTGGACATCACCAAGGGAACGGCGGGCAATAGCGTGGTGGAGGAGATCGTGGACACGGCTAAGCTCAAGGTGCAACAAGGGGAACCCTTGAACCTTACCCTGGCCCAGCACCCCTTCGTCTTCCCCCCCATGGTGAGCTCCATGGTGGCCATCGGCGAGGAGACAGGGGCCTTGGATACCTTGCTTTCCAAGATCGCCGACTTCTACGAGCGGGAGGTGGACGAGGCGGTGGCCAGCCTCACCGCCGCCATCGAGCCCCTCATGATCATCTTCCTAGGCGTGATCGTGGGCATGATCGTGGCGGGGATGTTCCTGCCCCTCTTCAAGATCATCGGCACCCTTTCCGCGCAATAA
- a CDS encoding EVE domain-containing protein produces the protein MAYWLLKSEPEVYSILDLKREGKAIWDGVRNYQARNYLMRMQLGDLCFFYHSGANPPGIAGLCQVVATHIPDPTQFDPTSPYFDPKATREKPRWYTVEVAFLEAWPLIPLAELRACFPPDHPLVKKGNRLSVMPVPPEVAEKLIARKGCR, from the coding sequence ATGGCCTACTGGCTTCTCAAGTCCGAACCCGAGGTGTACAGCATCCTGGACCTAAAGCGGGAGGGCAAGGCCATCTGGGATGGGGTGCGCAACTACCAGGCCCGGAACTACCTGATGCGGATGCAGCTGGGGGATCTTTGCTTTTTTTACCATTCGGGCGCCAACCCCCCAGGGATCGCCGGGCTCTGCCAGGTGGTGGCCACCCACATCCCCGACCCCACCCAGTTTGACCCAACCAGCCCCTACTTCGACCCCAAGGCCACCCGGGAAAAGCCCCGCTGGTACACGGTGGAGGTGGCCTTCCTCGAGGCCTGGCCCCTCATCCCCCTGGCGGAGCTACGGGCCTGCTTTCCCCCAGACCACCCCCTGGTGAAGAAGGGGAACCGGCTTTCCGTGATGCCGGTTCCCCCGGAGGTGGCCGAGAAGCTTATTGCGCGGAAAGGGTGCCGATGA
- a CDS encoding FAD-binding oxidoreductase: MVGVQETRGVRAELKALFGPRALLSPAEKGVYRYDAILVGQEPLAVVLPQTREEVQALVRLARKYRLPLVPRGAGSGLSGGAVPEEGAIVVAFTRMTRLELDPVGRTAWAEPGVTTARISEEARPYGLFYPPDPASWRTSTLGGNLGENAGGPLCFKYGVTGDYVLELEFVDAFGEAHRLGRKAYDLPGLLIGSEGTLGLITGVRVRLLPLPRYRATLMAAFPQVGALAEAVSRAIALGAVPARLEFLDPICTGAVEDYLGMGLPRGHALLLAETDGEDLEVVQEELSLLERTAQELGARVQKARDEREAEALWRARRSVSPALGRIRPKRVNEDIAVPRSQLPEVVREIQALGEAYGLVVAQFGHIGDGNLHPNILFDPRRESEERVWELAHEIARVALRHGGALSGEHGIGLMKREFMREAVEEGTLEAFRTVKATLDPQGLLNPGKVLP; encoded by the coding sequence ATGGTGGGGGTTCAGGAAACCAGGGGGGTAAGGGCTGAACTGAAGGCCCTTTTTGGACCAAGGGCCCTCCTTTCCCCGGCGGAAAAGGGGGTTTACCGCTACGACGCCATCCTGGTGGGACAAGAGCCCCTGGCGGTGGTCCTGCCCCAAACCCGGGAGGAGGTGCAGGCCCTGGTGCGCCTGGCCCGGAAGTACCGCCTTCCCCTGGTTCCCCGGGGTGCGGGAAGCGGCCTAAGTGGGGGGGCGGTGCCCGAGGAGGGGGCCATCGTGGTGGCCTTCACCCGCATGACCCGCTTGGAGCTGGACCCTGTAGGGCGCACCGCCTGGGCCGAGCCTGGGGTGACCACAGCCAGGATCTCGGAGGAGGCCAGGCCCTATGGGCTTTTCTATCCCCCAGACCCCGCCTCTTGGCGCACCAGCACCCTGGGGGGCAACCTGGGGGAGAACGCCGGGGGACCCCTTTGCTTCAAGTATGGGGTCACGGGAGACTACGTGCTGGAGCTGGAGTTTGTGGATGCCTTTGGGGAGGCGCACCGCCTGGGCCGTAAGGCCTACGACCTGCCTGGCCTCCTCATCGGCTCGGAAGGGACCCTGGGCCTGATTACGGGGGTGCGGGTGCGGCTTCTTCCCCTTCCCCGGTACCGGGCCACCTTGATGGCGGCCTTCCCCCAGGTGGGCGCTCTGGCGGAGGCGGTCTCCCGGGCCATCGCCCTGGGGGCGGTGCCCGCCAGGCTGGAGTTTTTGGACCCCATCTGTACGGGCGCCGTGGAGGACTACCTGGGCATGGGCCTTCCCCGGGGGCACGCCCTTCTCCTGGCGGAAACGGATGGGGAGGACCTCGAGGTGGTCCAAGAGGAGCTTTCCCTCTTGGAGAGGACGGCCCAGGAACTTGGGGCCAGGGTGCAAAAGGCGCGGGACGAGAGGGAGGCGGAGGCCCTTTGGCGGGCTAGGCGGAGCGTGAGCCCCGCCTTGGGCCGCATCCGCCCCAAGCGGGTCAACGAGGACATCGCCGTGCCCAGAAGCCAGCTTCCCGAGGTGGTGCGGGAGATCCAGGCCTTGGGGGAGGCCTACGGCCTGGTGGTGGCCCAGTTCGGCCACATCGGGGATGGGAACCTGCACCCCAACATCCTCTTCGACCCCAGGAGGGAAAGCGAGGAGCGGGTCTGGGAGCTGGCCCACGAGATCGCCCGGGTGGCCCTACGGCATGGCGGCGCGCTTTCCGGGGAGCATGGCATCGGCCTCATGAAGCGGGAGTTCATGAGGGAAGCGGTGGAGGAAGGGACCCTGGAGGCTTTCCGCACCGTAAAGGCCACCCTGGATCCCCAAGGGCTCCTGAATCCGGGAAAGGTCCTGCCCTAG